In one Paramormyrops kingsleyae isolate MSU_618 chromosome 18, PKINGS_0.4, whole genome shotgun sequence genomic region, the following are encoded:
- the sike1 gene encoding suppressor of IKBKE 1, which produces MMSCTLEKVLVDARTLLERLKEHDMAAEGLIEQSGTLSQRVQSMREVGSELPDKHPEDSAQLKELSKYKPHILLTQENTQIKELQQENRELWLSLEEHQYALELIMGHYRKQMLQLIASHKELDTRPVLSLHQDHAKEVQSQLERICEMGQVMRQAVQVDNQHYYTVRERLAQLEIENRELRELLAISKNSLRPTTEDVPLTPHHLEPGPVAEAQVESDTESRKPEH; this is translated from the exons ATGATGTCATGCACACTGGAGAAGGTGTTGGTTGATGCCCGAACCCTGCTGGAGCGGCTGAAAGAGCATGACATGGCAGCGGAGGGCCTGATTGAACAGTCAGGGACGCTGAGCCAGAGAGTTCAGAGTATGAGGGAAGTGGGCAGTGAGCTTCCTGACAAG CATCCAGAGGACAGTGCACAGCTGAAGGAACTGTCTAAGTACAAACCCCATATCCTGCTCACTCAGGAGAACACTCAGATCAAGGAGCTGCAGCAGGAGAATAGAG AGCTGTGGCTGTCTCTAGAGGAGCACCAGTATGCACTGGAACTGATCATGGGTCACTACCGCAAGCAAATGCTGCAGCTGATTGCCAGCCACAAAGAACTTGACACAAGGCCCGTCCTTAGCCTGCACCAGGACCATGCTAAG GAGGTGCAGAGCCAATTGGAGCGAATCTGTGAGATGGGTCAGGTGATGCGGCAAGCGGTGCAGGTGGACAACCAGCACTACTACACAGTGCGGGAGCGGCTGGCTCAGTTAGAG ATCGAAAACAGGGAGCTTAGAGAGCTCCTAGCCATTAGCAAAAACTCCCTAAGGCCAACCACAGAAGATGTGCCATTGACTCCTCATCATCTGGAGCCGGGGCCTGTTGCAGAAGCCCAGGTGGAAAGCGACACAGAGAGCAGAAAGCCAGAACACTGA